The Lolium rigidum isolate FL_2022 chromosome 2, APGP_CSIRO_Lrig_0.1, whole genome shotgun sequence genomic interval GCTGCCGGCGCGCGGCGACTCGTCAGCAGCGTCGAGGAGGATTCTGGCGGCGCCGGCGGACGAGGAGTCGTCGCCGAGCTCGTGCGTGTCGTCGGAGAGCGAgcagcacggcggtggcggcgctttGCAGTGGTCGGACAGCCCGGAAGCGACGTCGATGGTGCTTGCGGCCTGCCCGCGATGCTTCATCTACGTCATGCACGCGGAGGCCGACCCGCGGTGCCCCAAGTGCCGCTGCCCCGTCATCCTCGACTTCCTGCACGGCGGCAGCGGCAACGGCAACGGTAACGAGGACGATGAGAGCAACAACCGCAACCGCCGCGGCAGGAGGAATAGGAAGGAATGAATGACGGACGCAAAGAAGAGCCGGGCGTGATCGGTTGCTTGCGAATTGGCAACCACGCAGCACAGCAGCAAGAAGATTTCAAGACCACCAGGGAGAACAAGTGGAGCGATCACAAGATGATCATAGGCCGGTCCCAGCAGTTTGATCTCAGTTTTTAGTAGCGACTAGCGACTCGCAGTGTTAACTAGTAATTCCTGTGCTTCGTTCTCCAGTGTAACCATGATATGTCAGTGCAACGTTTTCACATCACGGATACACTGGAGAAAATACCGCATAATATCATCTTCCATTGCATGCATAGCTAGTACGACAGTCTTTGCTTTCTCTGTAGTACCTTATTctcctcttgttgttcttggGTCGTCTTCTTCCAAGACAACTAGAAAAAAGTGAAGAAGTAATACAGGGGAGAGGACAGTGGATGGATGGGTACTTGCGAGCGTTCACTAATTAACACCGATCATGACGAGACTTGAGATCAGACTAAAATATGCACTGACTGTGTTTAATAGTGATCTGAAGCAGTAGGGGGAGAAGAAGATGGCGCCATGACGCAGCGCAATGAATAGCAATTAAAACTCCTCCGTCACTTCTTGGCCTTAACATAGGTCTGATCTGAATACGTGCGCCGCGACGCGGTGGCCTTAATGGTGGTGCTGCCTTGGTCAACTTTGGCACGACGGTGGATACATTAGATACTACTGTCCACAACGGCGGAAGCCGAGCTCACGCGTGCAACCACCGGGCGTCAGAACGCGCCACCGCAACTTGCAGCCGGAATGAGGATTGCCCTAGCCGGGGACTCTCGTCGGTGCAAAGGGGGAGCGAAAATCGCGGCGTCAGAAACCTGCGTTTCAACATCTACCAAACACGATGTGATTGCGTCACTTTGCTAACAATTACCGGCAACAACGTTTACATATACCCCTATGGGACACAACATGATCAGAGAAACCACATAGAGGAATCAGCAAGATATACGACGATTAACAGATCGCTCGCAACAGAGGACCAGAATGACAGGGTGACTGCACGGTGTGCAAAAAAACACCAATTTGGGTGAGGCAGAGTTGAGCCTCTGCAGAGGTAAAACCATGAGTAGAACACTGAACAGATTCAGAGCAAAGGGCTGAATTCATAGAAACAACAAGCCACGAGATTGAATAATTTCACCTAGGCATAACATTGAAAGTGCAACTTCATAATATTGTACTGGTTGAGTAGTCCTACAAGACTAGAACCACAAAAGTAACAGCTTACATGTCTGTTCACCACCCAAGTACACGCACACACACTGGAACAAACCCTTGTTACCATTGCAACTCAAAAGGGGACATGAGATGGAAAGTGCATACGTGAATGCCCAGTAATCACTGTGTGACATGACGGAAGCTCAAGGCGATGCATAGCATTAACATACATCATATTTTGGTACCCAGCAACCATGCCATGAAATGTTTTTTACCTAACATAAGCCTACGATGGAACCACCCTCTTTACTTTCTACTTCTACCCAGTAACATCCATGGATCACCAAGATTCAAAATAAAGGAGACCCGCATGATACTATAGCAGAACAACTGGGGCACCAGCCTAGTCATCCTCAAAATGCATATTCGCGAGTTCTGGGTAACAGATGGGGCTGCAACCCTTAGTGGCGCTCCCACCAGCCACTGCTGCTTCTGACATACTGATCGACGATACCAAACTCTTTGTTCTGCTCAAGCCGTTTACCATAGTTCTCCGTGGAAATCGGACCTTTCTTGCACCGCCGGTAGTAAATAATTTCCCATGGCCACAGGCGCGCGGCACCAAAGTAGTTCTCCACAGTTTGATTCGACAAGACTACCTCACGTGCTTCCACTCCATAATGCTTTAGAGCTGAGACAACTTCACTAGTTGTTAGCTTCAAGGAAATGATCCTCCCCTTTTTGACCACATGCTCCATGTTTGACTTCACTGGTAAAGCGTCCACAGGGTTGGTTGTCTCACCTAGCAATGCATCGCCAACaatatcatc includes:
- the LOC124690099 gene encoding protein GL2-INTERACTING REPRESSOR 1-like — protein: MSRANGGRGARRLDLKLNLSLPARGDSSAASRRILAAPADEESSPSSCVSSESEQHGGGGALQWSDSPEATSMVLAACPRCFIYVMHAEADPRCPKCRCPVILDFLHGGSGNGNGNEDDESNNRNRRGRRNRKE